In Microbacterium sp. SLBN-146, one genomic interval encodes:
- a CDS encoding thioredoxin domain-containing protein, with product MSSDESSNAPSERRDAVREKAQQVQARQTRARRLRAAALAVSAVAVVTIAAVVVTWTVSSSASRPQLQPTNSNDDGFVVTNAMGIADSTAAVAATPTPTPTAEEQGDETAATPSAEPTEKPVIDIRVYVDYLSTGARDFQLANAQQLSKWVNEGAATLSYYPVAMLTAKSNGTKYSLRAASAAACVATHSGESFFAFNHALLQQQPEIDSDGHSDAELADIAQASGAKSPKVVRKCIEEESFASWAKAATERALQGLPDTDGVSLTGAPMVLVNGVPYVGALDDPKEFAQFVLTADSDAYYRSTQSPTPTATPEPTATP from the coding sequence ATGTCGAGCGACGAGTCTTCGAACGCCCCGAGCGAGCGCCGCGATGCCGTCCGTGAAAAGGCGCAGCAGGTGCAAGCGCGCCAGACGCGGGCGCGTCGCCTCCGGGCCGCCGCGCTCGCCGTTTCCGCCGTCGCCGTCGTCACGATCGCGGCGGTCGTCGTCACCTGGACGGTCTCGTCATCGGCATCCCGCCCTCAGCTCCAGCCCACGAACTCCAACGACGACGGCTTCGTCGTGACCAACGCGATGGGCATCGCCGACTCGACGGCAGCAGTGGCGGCGACCCCCACACCCACCCCGACGGCTGAGGAGCAGGGCGACGAGACCGCCGCGACCCCGTCGGCTGAGCCGACCGAGAAGCCGGTCATCGACATCCGCGTCTACGTCGACTACCTCTCCACGGGGGCACGTGACTTCCAGCTCGCGAACGCCCAGCAGCTGTCGAAGTGGGTCAACGAGGGCGCGGCGACCCTGTCGTACTATCCCGTCGCCATGCTGACGGCGAAGTCCAACGGCACGAAGTACTCGCTCCGCGCCGCGAGCGCGGCCGCGTGCGTCGCAACGCATTCGGGAGAGTCGTTCTTCGCGTTCAACCACGCTCTGCTCCAGCAGCAGCCCGAGATCGACTCCGACGGTCACTCCGACGCTGAGCTCGCCGACATCGCGCAGGCGAGCGGCGCGAAGTCTCCCAAGGTCGTACGCAAGTGCATCGAAGAGGAGTCGTTCGCCAGCTGGGCCAAGGCCGCCACCGAGCGCGCGCTGCAGGGACTCCCCGACACCGACGGCGTGAGCCTCACGGGCGCACCCATGGTGCTCGTCAACGGCGTTCCGTACGTCGGAGCCCTCGACGATCCGAAGGAGTTCGCACAGTTCGTGCTCACCGCCGACAGCGACGCCTACTACCGCTCGACGCAATCGCCGACCCCGACGGCGACGCCCGAGCCCACCGCGACTCCGTAG
- a CDS encoding NAD(P)-dependent oxidoreductase codes for MARIAVIGGTGYAGRNIVTEAVSRGHTVVSVARSVPAERVEGATYVEGTLLDVPGLVAELEGVDVVVVTVPARGDMEGQVRPNVAQLVAALPESVRVGVIGGAGGSLIAPGGERLVDQPSFTEEYKPEALEAIGVLEDLQETPSSRDWFYIHPAGGFGAWAPGERTGSYRDGGDVLVTDADGESFISGPDLGVAVVDEIETPKHSRERFTVGY; via the coding sequence ATGGCTCGTATTGCCGTCATCGGAGGAACCGGCTACGCCGGCAGAAACATCGTCACCGAGGCTGTCAGCCGCGGGCACACGGTCGTGTCCGTCGCTCGCTCCGTCCCCGCGGAGCGGGTGGAGGGCGCGACCTATGTCGAAGGAACGCTTCTCGACGTTCCGGGACTCGTGGCCGAGCTGGAGGGCGTCGACGTCGTCGTCGTCACCGTGCCCGCGCGCGGCGACATGGAGGGACAGGTGCGCCCGAACGTCGCCCAGCTCGTCGCGGCGCTTCCCGAGTCCGTGCGCGTCGGTGTCATCGGCGGTGCCGGTGGCAGCCTCATCGCGCCGGGCGGTGAGCGTCTCGTCGACCAGCCGTCGTTCACCGAGGAGTACAAGCCCGAGGCGCTCGAGGCTATCGGTGTCCTCGAGGACCTTCAGGAGACCCCGTCGTCGCGCGACTGGTTCTACATCCACCCCGCGGGCGGCTTCGGCGCATGGGCGCCGGGCGAGCGCACCGGGTCGTACCGCGACGGCGGCGACGTTCTCGTGACGGATGCCGATGGCGAGTCGTTCATCTCGGGACCCGACCTCGGTGTGGCCGTCGTTGACGAGATCGAAACGCCCAAGCACTCGCGCGAGCGCTTCACTGTCGGGTACTGA
- a CDS encoding DMT family transporter has protein sequence MGVVHVLAVLAAALLFGTTGTSQALGPEGTTPLSLGVIRMVIGGTGLAIIAFALAARHRRREPQATRPRLTAGPLALMVLTGLCLALYQPLFFLGTERNGVAVATMVALGSAPILAGVLEWALTRKLPSPTWMVATALATAGVVLLGFGGAADAGGTDPVGLLGSIGAGACFAVIANAQRRLLDAGWDPFTVVGAMGASSAILFAVVLPFVDVSWVATPSGIVVALWLGLATISVAYVLFTWGLSGLTAATAATLTLGEPLTASVLGIVVLGERLSVLAILGLVVLAVGLALLAWGSRSARDPRPFAVEG, from the coding sequence ATGGGAGTCGTGCATGTTCTCGCCGTCCTCGCCGCAGCGCTCCTCTTCGGAACGACGGGAACGTCGCAGGCGCTCGGCCCCGAAGGGACGACGCCGCTGTCGCTCGGCGTCATCCGCATGGTCATCGGCGGAACGGGCCTTGCGATCATCGCGTTCGCGCTCGCAGCCCGTCATCGTCGTCGAGAACCGCAGGCGACACGACCGCGGCTCACCGCTGGACCCCTCGCCCTCATGGTGCTCACGGGGCTGTGCCTCGCCCTGTACCAGCCGCTCTTCTTCCTCGGCACGGAGCGCAACGGGGTCGCCGTCGCGACGATGGTCGCGCTCGGATCGGCACCCATCCTCGCCGGCGTCCTGGAGTGGGCGCTCACGCGGAAGCTCCCCTCCCCGACCTGGATGGTTGCGACCGCCCTTGCGACGGCAGGAGTCGTCCTCCTCGGTTTCGGCGGGGCCGCCGATGCGGGCGGCACCGACCCCGTGGGGCTTCTCGGCTCGATCGGTGCGGGAGCCTGCTTCGCCGTCATCGCCAATGCCCAGCGGCGCCTCCTCGACGCGGGGTGGGACCCCTTCACGGTGGTCGGGGCGATGGGGGCGAGCTCCGCGATCCTGTTCGCCGTCGTACTCCCCTTCGTCGACGTCTCCTGGGTCGCGACGCCGAGCGGCATCGTGGTGGCGTTGTGGCTGGGCCTCGCGACCATCTCGGTCGCCTATGTGCTCTTCACATGGGGCCTCAGTGGGCTCACCGCCGCGACGGCGGCGACGCTCACGCTCGGAGAGCCGCTCACGGCATCCGTTCTGGGAATCGTCGTGCTCGGCGAGCGCCTGTCGGTCCTCGCCATCCTCGGGCTCGTCGTGCTGGCCGTCGGGCTCGCACTCCTCGCGTGGGGTTCACGCTCAGCGCGGGATCCTCGGCCGTTCGCCGTCGAGGGCTGA
- a CDS encoding DMT family transporter: MVDSRDSARLPLWLALSGAVFVGALTAIQARINGQLGVRLDDGFVAAAVSFGSGFVILIVLSAALPVGRRGLATLVSGLRERSIPWWMLAGGAAGAFTVATQGLAVGFIGVSLFTVGVVAGQTLNGLVLDRLGFGPGGVVAVTVPRLLGGALALAAVGVSLLGDGVSGIPLWMLVLPLLAGVGIAWQQATNGRLRQRVGMPLTATLVNFTGGTAILVTAAVIHVAIVGPPAPFPLEPWLYLGGALGVVYIFLSAALVSRTGVLLLGLGTVVGQLVMSVVIDAAWPAQGSPGILQETAMVAVALASVVVAAAPWSRLRRRR, encoded by the coding sequence ATGGTGGATTCCCGCGATTCCGCGCGGCTGCCGCTCTGGCTCGCCCTTTCCGGGGCGGTGTTCGTGGGCGCGCTGACAGCGATTCAGGCGCGTATCAACGGCCAGTTGGGTGTGCGGCTTGATGACGGCTTCGTCGCGGCCGCCGTCTCGTTCGGGTCGGGGTTCGTCATCCTCATCGTGCTGTCGGCGGCCCTCCCCGTCGGGCGAAGAGGCCTCGCGACGCTCGTGTCAGGACTGCGCGAGCGCTCCATCCCGTGGTGGATGCTCGCGGGAGGCGCCGCCGGTGCATTCACCGTCGCCACGCAGGGCCTGGCCGTCGGGTTCATCGGGGTGTCGCTCTTCACCGTCGGCGTCGTGGCGGGCCAGACCCTCAACGGACTCGTGCTCGATCGCCTCGGTTTCGGACCCGGCGGAGTCGTCGCCGTCACGGTCCCGCGCCTTCTGGGCGGTGCGCTGGCGCTCGCCGCCGTGGGGGTGTCGCTCCTCGGCGACGGCGTGAGCGGCATCCCGCTCTGGATGCTCGTCCTCCCACTCCTCGCCGGAGTCGGGATCGCGTGGCAGCAGGCGACGAACGGGCGCCTCAGGCAGCGGGTCGGCATGCCGCTGACGGCCACGCTCGTGAACTTCACGGGCGGCACAGCCATCCTCGTGACCGCAGCCGTGATCCACGTCGCGATCGTCGGGCCGCCGGCGCCGTTCCCGCTCGAGCCGTGGCTCTACCTCGGGGGCGCCCTCGGGGTCGTCTACATCTTCCTGTCGGCCGCGCTCGTGTCGCGCACCGGTGTGCTGTTGCTCGGCCTCGGCACGGTCGTCGGTCAGCTGGTCATGTCGGTCGTGATCGATGCGGCCTGGCCGGCGCAGGGGAGTCCCGGCATCCTTCAGGAGACCGCGATGGTCGCCGTCGCCCTCGCGTCGGTGGTCGTCGCCGCTGCACCGTGGTCGCGGCTGAGGCGTCGCCGCTGA
- a CDS encoding glycogen/starch/alpha-glucan phosphorylase, producing the protein MPSPPSSVDGFVREFLLNLNFDRGVALSASNVNDRYFALAYTVRDYLMARWLEDQRRQKATQAKGVCYLSAEYLLGRQLDNNLLASRLTDIATEAMEACGIDIEDLRAQEIEPGLGNGGLGRLAACFIDSLATMSVPSIGYGIRYEYGIFRQTFVDGQQVEQPDTWLELGSPWEFPHPESAQTIAFGGHTETYDDEGVERVRWVPAWNVKAVPYNYMVPGYHNGRVNTLRLWRAVATNAFDLRIFNSGDYEEAVRAQTFAENISKVLYPEDSTPQGKELRLQQQYFFSAASIADFLDNMLSEDYDLHALPDRVIFQLNDTHPVIAVPELMRVLVDEKKLEWDAAWTITRQCFAYTCHTLMPEALEVWSVDLIERLLPRHMQIIYRINEEFLGEVRETFGDDEMRIRNMSIIGEHPSRSVRMAYLATVAGAKVNGVAELQSELLRTKVLPDFDEFYPGKFTNVTNGVTPRRFIRLANPSLADLISEAVGAGWTVDLERLRGLEPFAEDPEFRAQFAAVKAGNKRALDKVLFQRDGFRVDDTHMLDVMVKRLHEYKRQLLKVLHIVTEYEGIVSGRVEASAVQPRTFIFGAKAAPGYAMAKRIIHLINAVGSVVNNDPRVEGRLKVLFPPNYNVTLAERVIPAADLSEQISLAGKEASGTGNMKFALNGALTIGTDDGANVEIRELVGDDNFFLFGMSEPEVEALWAKGYRPADVYQSDETLRRTIDLIASGTFSDGDRSVFEPIVSNLLYEDRFMVLADYASYIAEQKKVDAAYQDQDAWTRSAILNVARTGFFSSDRSMRDYIDRIWHTPPVY; encoded by the coding sequence GTGCCGTCGCCGCCCTCGAGCGTCGACGGGTTCGTGCGGGAGTTCCTGCTGAACCTCAACTTCGATCGCGGCGTCGCGCTGTCGGCGTCGAATGTCAACGATCGGTACTTCGCGCTGGCGTACACCGTGCGCGACTACCTCATGGCGCGATGGCTCGAGGATCAGCGGCGCCAGAAGGCGACGCAGGCGAAGGGGGTCTGCTACCTCTCGGCGGAGTACCTTCTCGGGCGGCAGCTCGACAACAACCTCCTCGCGTCGCGCCTCACCGACATCGCCACGGAGGCGATGGAAGCGTGCGGCATCGACATCGAGGATCTGCGGGCGCAGGAGATCGAGCCCGGCCTCGGAAACGGCGGCCTCGGCCGCCTCGCGGCGTGCTTCATCGATTCGCTCGCGACGATGAGCGTCCCGAGCATCGGGTACGGCATCCGATACGAGTACGGGATCTTCCGCCAGACGTTCGTCGACGGCCAGCAGGTCGAGCAGCCCGACACGTGGCTCGAACTGGGGTCGCCGTGGGAGTTCCCGCATCCGGAGTCGGCGCAGACGATCGCGTTCGGCGGTCATACCGAGACCTACGACGACGAGGGCGTCGAGCGCGTGCGGTGGGTGCCGGCGTGGAACGTCAAGGCGGTCCCGTACAACTACATGGTGCCCGGCTATCACAACGGCCGGGTGAACACCCTGCGGTTGTGGCGCGCCGTCGCGACGAACGCCTTCGACCTGAGGATCTTCAACTCGGGCGACTACGAAGAGGCCGTTCGCGCGCAGACATTCGCCGAGAACATCTCCAAGGTGCTGTACCCCGAGGACTCGACGCCGCAGGGCAAGGAGCTGCGCCTTCAGCAGCAGTACTTCTTCAGCGCTGCGTCCATCGCCGACTTCCTCGACAACATGCTGTCGGAGGACTACGACCTGCACGCCCTTCCCGACCGCGTGATCTTCCAGCTCAACGACACCCACCCCGTCATCGCGGTGCCCGAGCTCATGCGCGTGCTCGTCGACGAGAAGAAGCTCGAATGGGATGCCGCGTGGACGATCACGCGTCAGTGCTTCGCCTACACGTGCCACACGCTCATGCCCGAAGCACTCGAAGTGTGGTCGGTCGACCTCATCGAGCGGCTCCTGCCGCGGCACATGCAGATCATCTACCGCATCAACGAGGAGTTCCTGGGTGAGGTGCGCGAGACGTTCGGCGACGACGAGATGCGTATCCGCAACATGTCGATCATCGGGGAGCACCCGTCGCGCTCGGTGCGCATGGCGTATCTCGCGACGGTGGCCGGCGCGAAGGTGAACGGCGTCGCCGAGCTCCAGTCGGAGCTGCTGCGCACGAAGGTCCTTCCCGACTTCGACGAGTTCTATCCCGGCAAGTTCACGAACGTCACCAACGGTGTCACGCCGCGCCGCTTCATCCGTCTCGCCAACCCATCTCTCGCCGATCTCATCAGCGAAGCGGTCGGAGCGGGGTGGACCGTCGACCTCGAGCGACTCCGCGGACTCGAGCCCTTCGCGGAGGACCCCGAGTTCCGCGCGCAGTTCGCCGCCGTCAAGGCGGGCAACAAGCGCGCTCTCGACAAGGTGCTGTTCCAGCGCGACGGCTTCCGGGTCGACGACACCCACATGCTCGACGTCATGGTCAAGCGCCTCCACGAGTACAAGCGGCAGCTCCTCAAGGTGCTGCACATCGTCACGGAGTACGAGGGCATCGTGTCGGGCCGGGTCGAGGCATCCGCTGTTCAGCCGCGGACGTTCATCTTCGGCGCGAAGGCCGCTCCCGGCTACGCGATGGCCAAGCGGATCATCCACCTCATCAACGCGGTCGGTTCGGTCGTCAACAACGATCCCCGCGTCGAGGGACGACTCAAGGTGCTCTTCCCGCCGAACTACAACGTCACGCTCGCCGAGCGTGTCATCCCCGCAGCCGACCTCTCCGAGCAGATCTCGCTCGCGGGCAAGGAAGCCTCGGGGACGGGGAACATGAAGTTCGCCCTCAACGGCGCTCTCACGATCGGCACGGACGACGGCGCGAACGTCGAGATCCGCGAACTCGTGGGCGACGACAACTTCTTCCTGTTCGGCATGAGCGAGCCCGAAGTCGAGGCACTCTGGGCGAAGGGGTACCGCCCGGCCGACGTGTACCAGAGCGACGAGACCCTCCGTCGCACGATCGATTTGATCGCCTCGGGCACCTTCTCGGATGGAGACCGCTCCGTCTTCGAGCCGATCGTTTCGAACCTGCTCTACGAAGACAGGTTCATGGTGCTGGCCGACTACGCCTCCTACATCGCCGAGCAGAAGAAGGTCGACGCCGCCTACCAGGATCAGGATGCCTGGACCCGCTCCGCGATCCTCAACGTCGCTCGGACGGGGTTCTTCTCGTCGGACCGGTCGATGCGGGACTACATCGATCGGATCTGGCACACGCCGCCGGTCTACTGA
- a CDS encoding DUF4032 domain-containing protein, whose product MQDALTITASSVDPALLTLPWSTPLGEWPSSAIVSLPKGISRHLVRFSSLSGRVVAIKETTEAMARREYDMLGNLARLDAPCVERVAVIAKRTDAAGEPLPAALVTAHLKFSLPYRALFTQTLRPDTATRLVDALAALLVRLHNVGFFWGDVSLSNTLFRRDAGAFAAYLVDAETGELHEAGLTRGQREHDLDVARTNIAGEIMDLEAGGRLEGGVDAVAIADGIVSSYRSLWRALTDAETFGSSESWRITERVRQLNDLGFDIGEMSIEQAADGTRVSIQPKVVDAGHHQRRLLRLTGLDVEENQARRLLNDLDEFRARISRLGDDEEMVAHEWLTRVFEPVVKAIPWDLRAKLEPAEVFHQVLEHRWYMSQAKGKSAPLAEVLTSYIDTVLRHRRDEATVMGPPTETMGLPVITSPVPVGEDEDDAVDWRDLV is encoded by the coding sequence GTGCAGGACGCTCTCACCATCACCGCGAGCTCGGTCGACCCCGCGCTGCTGACGCTCCCCTGGTCGACTCCCCTCGGCGAATGGCCGTCGAGCGCCATCGTGTCGCTTCCGAAAGGGATCTCCCGCCACCTCGTGCGCTTCTCGAGCCTCTCGGGGCGCGTCGTCGCCATCAAGGAGACGACCGAGGCGATGGCGCGTCGCGAGTACGACATGCTCGGCAACCTCGCGCGTCTCGATGCCCCGTGTGTCGAGCGCGTCGCGGTGATCGCGAAGCGGACGGATGCCGCGGGCGAGCCGCTCCCGGCAGCTCTCGTGACGGCGCACTTGAAGTTCTCACTCCCCTACCGCGCGCTGTTCACCCAGACACTGCGGCCCGACACGGCGACTCGGCTCGTCGATGCCCTTGCTGCCCTCCTCGTGCGGCTGCACAACGTCGGCTTCTTCTGGGGCGACGTGTCGCTGTCCAACACGCTCTTCCGACGGGATGCCGGCGCATTCGCCGCCTACCTCGTCGACGCCGAGACGGGTGAGCTCCACGAGGCCGGCCTCACGCGCGGTCAGCGCGAACACGATCTCGACGTGGCGCGGACGAACATCGCCGGAGAGATCATGGACCTCGAAGCCGGTGGACGCCTCGAGGGCGGCGTCGATGCCGTCGCGATCGCCGACGGGATCGTGAGCTCCTATCGATCCCTGTGGCGCGCACTGACGGATGCCGAGACGTTCGGCTCTTCCGAGTCCTGGCGCATCACCGAGCGCGTCCGCCAGCTCAACGACCTCGGATTCGACATCGGCGAGATGTCGATCGAGCAGGCCGCCGACGGCACGCGCGTCTCGATCCAGCCCAAGGTCGTCGATGCCGGCCACCACCAGCGACGCCTCCTCCGACTGACGGGTCTCGACGTCGAGGAAAACCAGGCTCGGCGCCTGCTGAACGACCTCGACGAGTTCCGCGCGCGCATCTCACGCCTCGGCGACGACGAGGAGATGGTGGCGCACGAATGGCTCACGCGTGTCTTCGAACCGGTCGTCAAGGCGATCCCGTGGGATCTGCGCGCGAAGCTCGAGCCCGCCGAAGTGTTCCATCAGGTGCTCGAGCACCGGTGGTACATGTCGCAGGCGAAGGGCAAGTCGGCACCGCTGGCCGAAGTGCTCACGAGCTACATCGACACCGTCTTGCGCCACCGTCGCGACGAAGCGACCGTCATGGGTCCGCCCACCGAGACGATGGGGCTCCCCGTCATCACGTCGCCCGTGCCCGTCGGCGAAGACGAGGATGACGCGGTGGACTGGCGCGATCTCGTCTGA
- a CDS encoding ABC transporter ATP-binding protein, producing the protein MATVTFDNATRLYPGGTRPAVDKLNLDIADGEFLVLVGPSGCGKSTSLRMLAGLEEVNAGRILIGDRDVTDVPPKDRDIAMVFQNYALYPHMTVAENMGFALKIAGVGKEERAQRVLEAAKLLDLEDYLTRKPKALSGGQRQRVAMGRAIVRQPQVFLMDEPLSNLDAKLRVQTRTQIASLQRRLGVTTVYVTHDQTEALTMGDRIAVLKDGLLQQVGTPRDLYEKPNNVFVAGFIGSPAMNLFPSNLADGGVYFGSEVVPLDRDTVGRAHGSQVTVGVRPEDIVVGPADGKGLQVVVDLVEELGADGYLYGHADIDGKRSDIVARVDGRSHPNAGETVTLAATAGHVHAFDIESGERLNDKPVVSA; encoded by the coding sequence ATGGCTACTGTCACGTTCGACAACGCGACGCGTCTCTACCCGGGCGGCACTCGCCCCGCGGTCGACAAGCTGAACCTCGACATCGCCGACGGCGAGTTCCTCGTTCTCGTCGGCCCGTCCGGCTGCGGAAAGTCCACGTCGCTGCGCATGCTCGCCGGCCTCGAAGAGGTCAACGCGGGCCGCATCCTCATCGGAGACCGCGACGTCACCGACGTTCCCCCGAAGGATCGCGACATCGCGATGGTCTTCCAGAACTACGCCCTCTATCCCCACATGACCGTGGCCGAGAACATGGGCTTCGCGCTCAAGATCGCCGGCGTCGGCAAGGAAGAGCGCGCCCAGCGTGTGCTCGAAGCGGCGAAGCTCCTCGACCTCGAGGACTACCTGACCCGCAAGCCGAAGGCACTCTCGGGTGGTCAGCGTCAGCGCGTTGCGATGGGTCGCGCGATCGTCCGTCAGCCCCAGGTCTTCCTCATGGACGAGCCGCTGTCGAACCTCGACGCGAAGCTCCGCGTGCAGACGCGTACGCAGATTGCGTCGCTCCAGCGCCGCCTCGGCGTCACGACGGTCTACGTCACGCACGACCAGACCGAAGCCCTCACGATGGGTGACCGGATCGCCGTGCTGAAGGACGGCCTCCTGCAGCAGGTGGGTACGCCCCGCGACCTGTACGAGAAGCCCAACAACGTCTTCGTCGCCGGCTTCATCGGATCGCCCGCGATGAACCTGTTCCCGAGCAACCTCGCCGACGGCGGCGTGTACTTCGGCTCCGAGGTCGTGCCGCTCGACCGCGACACGGTCGGCCGTGCGCACGGCAGCCAGGTCACGGTGGGTGTGCGTCCCGAGGACATCGTCGTCGGCCCGGCCGATGGCAAGGGCCTGCAGGTCGTCGTCGACCTCGTCGAGGAACTCGGCGCCGACGGCTACCTCTACGGACACGCCGACATCGACGGCAAGCGCTCCGACATCGTCGCGCGCGTCGACGGCCGCAGCCACCCCAACGCCGGTGAGACCGTCACCCTCGCTGCGACGGCGGGCCACGTGCACGCCTTCGACATCGAATCGGGCGAGCGCCTCAACGACAAGCCGGTCGTCTCGGCCTGA
- the cysS gene encoding cysteine--tRNA ligase, with protein sequence MTIRLYDTAAQTLRDFEPIDPSNVSVYVCGPTVQSGPHIGHLRGALSFDLLRRWLAYRYGRVTFVRNVTDIDDKVLDNATASEPWWALAYRMELAFSRAYAAIGVQAPTYEPRATASIPQMIELIERLISRGHAYPAGEAAPGDVYFDVRSWARYGALTNQSLDAMEPAADADPRGKRDPRDFALWKGAKGDEPSSATWESPWGRGRPGWHIECSAMSRRYLGESFDIHGGGLDLRFPHHENELAQSTAAGDGFARYWVHNGLVTVGDQKMSKSLGNFLLADDVLAERDPLVVRYALAAAHYRSSLNVAPSSFDEAEAALDRIRTFLERAGRVLGSASWLTAADLPADFAAALDDDLGVPQALAVVHETVRAGNAALDAGERDAAARARVEVARMTGILGLNPLDPHWRTADGSAEATALDTLVQTMITQRAEARAAKDWASADRIRDAIAAAGIALEDGPDGTHWSIDG encoded by the coding sequence GTGACCATCCGGCTCTATGACACCGCTGCGCAGACCCTGCGCGACTTCGAGCCGATCGACCCCTCGAACGTCTCGGTCTACGTGTGCGGACCGACGGTGCAGTCCGGACCGCACATCGGACACCTCCGCGGGGCACTGAGCTTCGACCTGCTGCGGCGCTGGCTCGCGTACCGCTATGGACGCGTCACGTTCGTCCGGAATGTCACGGACATCGACGACAAGGTCCTCGACAACGCGACCGCGTCTGAGCCGTGGTGGGCCCTCGCCTACCGGATGGAGCTCGCCTTCTCACGCGCCTACGCGGCGATCGGCGTGCAGGCCCCGACGTACGAGCCTCGGGCCACGGCATCCATTCCCCAGATGATCGAGCTCATCGAGCGACTCATCTCGCGCGGTCATGCGTATCCCGCAGGAGAGGCGGCGCCGGGGGATGTGTACTTCGACGTGCGGTCGTGGGCCCGCTACGGAGCACTGACGAACCAGTCGCTCGACGCGATGGAACCCGCGGCGGACGCCGATCCACGTGGCAAGCGCGATCCACGCGACTTCGCCCTCTGGAAGGGCGCCAAGGGTGATGAGCCGTCGTCGGCGACATGGGAGTCCCCCTGGGGACGGGGGCGACCCGGATGGCACATCGAGTGCTCCGCGATGTCGCGACGCTATCTGGGTGAGTCGTTCGACATCCACGGCGGCGGGCTCGACCTGCGTTTCCCGCATCACGAGAACGAACTCGCCCAGTCGACGGCGGCGGGCGATGGGTTCGCGCGCTACTGGGTGCACAACGGACTTGTGACGGTCGGCGACCAGAAGATGTCGAAGTCGCTCGGCAACTTCCTCCTCGCCGACGATGTCCTGGCCGAGCGCGACCCTCTCGTCGTCCGCTATGCGCTCGCTGCGGCGCACTACCGCTCGAGCCTCAACGTCGCGCCGTCGTCGTTCGACGAGGCGGAGGCGGCTCTCGACCGGATCCGCACCTTCCTCGAGCGGGCAGGCCGCGTGCTCGGTTCCGCGAGCTGGCTCACGGCGGCCGACCTTCCGGCGGACTTCGCGGCGGCGCTCGACGACGACCTCGGGGTTCCCCAGGCGCTGGCCGTCGTACACGAGACGGTGAGGGCGGGGAATGCCGCTCTCGATGCGGGGGAGCGGGATGCCGCGGCTCGCGCACGCGTCGAGGTGGCCCGGATGACGGGCATCCTCGGCCTCAATCCGCTCGATCCGCACTGGCGGACAGCGGATGGCTCTGCCGAGGCGACAGCGCTCGACACACTCGTGCAGACCATGATCACGCAGCGTGCCGAGGCGCGCGCTGCGAAGGACTGGGCGTCCGCCGACCGGATCCGCGACGCGATCGCGGCGGCCGGCATCGCCCTCGAAGACGGTCCCGACGGGACGCATTGGAGTATCGATGGCTAA
- the rlmB gene encoding 23S rRNA (guanosine(2251)-2'-O)-methyltransferase RlmB: MAKPGRPGASKGGKGPTKGTGGKNKRSLAGRGPTPKAEDRAWHPAGKRKAAAERYAAAGGKGAPGQSTPRPQRSSKKDDDTETVTGRNSVLEALRAKIPATAFYIAQRVEMDDRVKEMLSIATHRNIPVLEVMRPELDRMAGFDGVHQGVALKVPPYEYAHPQDLLENVIEAGKTPLFVALDGITDPRNLGAIIRSTAAFGGQGVILPQRRSASVNAAAWKTSAGAAARIPVAIAPNLTTTLKEFKKQGVFVLGLAGDGDVLLPEVQLADRPVVIVVGSEGKGLSRLVTETCDQVVSIPISTAAESLNAGIAASVALYQIATLRSKD, from the coding sequence ATGGCTAAGCCAGGGCGCCCCGGCGCAAGCAAGGGCGGCAAGGGTCCCACGAAGGGCACCGGCGGCAAGAACAAGCGGTCCCTCGCGGGCCGCGGACCCACACCGAAGGCCGAGGACCGCGCCTGGCACCCCGCCGGGAAGCGCAAGGCCGCCGCGGAGCGGTACGCCGCCGCGGGCGGCAAGGGCGCGCCGGGCCAGTCGACGCCGCGTCCGCAGCGCTCCTCGAAGAAGGACGACGACACCGAGACCGTCACGGGACGCAACTCCGTGCTCGAAGCGCTGCGGGCGAAGATCCCCGCGACGGCGTTCTACATCGCGCAGCGCGTCGAGATGGACGACCGCGTCAAGGAGATGCTCTCGATCGCGACGCACCGCAACATCCCCGTCCTCGAGGTGATGCGCCCCGAGCTCGACCGGATGGCCGGATTCGACGGCGTGCACCAGGGCGTCGCGCTCAAGGTGCCGCCGTACGAGTACGCGCATCCGCAGGACCTTCTCGAGAACGTCATCGAGGCGGGCAAGACGCCCCTCTTCGTCGCGCTCGACGGGATCACCGATCCCCGCAACCTCGGCGCGATCATCCGTTCGACGGCGGCGTTCGGCGGTCAGGGCGTCATCCTGCCGCAGCGCCGCTCGGCGAGCGTCAACGCCGCCGCGTGGAAGACGAGCGCGGGCGCGGCAGCGCGCATCCCGGTCGCGATCGCCCCGAACCTCACGACGACTCTCAAGGAGTTCAAGAAGCAGGGCGTCTTCGTCCTCGGGCTCGCCGGCGACGGCGATGTCCTCCTCCCTGAGGTGCAGCTCGCCGATCGCCCCGTCGTGATCGTCGTCGGCTCGGAAGGGAAGGGCCTCTCGCGCCTCGTCACCGAGACGTGCGATCAGGTCGTCTCCATCCCGATCTCGACAGCGGCCGAATCGCTCAACGCGGGGATCGCGGCATCCGTCGCGCTCTACCAGATCGCGACCCTGCGCTCGAAGGACTGA